The Stomatobaculum sp. F0698 genomic sequence CTTCGTACAGGGCAACGGCGGCGCGGCCCCCCTGGGTAACGGAACACCGCTCGTCACGCCTTATTCCGGCGGCAATCCGGCATACACGCACTTCCGCCCGACCGGCGAGCCGAATTCCGCAGCCGGACACGGCGTTGCGGTCAGCGGTTACGAGGGCGTCATGCAGGTACACAACGCGGGTTACTGGAACGACCTTCATAACCGCAGCGATTACACCGGCGGCGGTCTCGATGTCAAGGGCTACTACATCGAGTTCAGCGGATACAACAAGACCGGTGACACCGCGAATGAATCGGTGCCGCTGGTCACGGCGCACACCGCGACGGTTACGGTGGGAGGCCAGACCTACTACTTTAACAATGCGGACGATGCGATTGCGTTCTCTACGCAGAACGGCAATGCTTCGGTCAGCCTGATTGGCAACACGACACTCACGTCCAATGTTCCGGCAGGTGTTACGATTGACTTAAACGGTCACACGCTCACGGTTCCGGCGGGCAGTACGGTTGTGAACAACGGCACCATCAACGCGCCTGCGGGAAGCAGCTTTGTTGCGCAGGGTGCAAACGGCAACTTCAGCAATGCGGGCAACGGCGCGGTCAATGTGCCGCTCACGATTACCGTGAATCCGCGCACCGTGACGGCGACCGAGCCCCTCACCTGGGATCCCTCCGATGTGACGGTGACGGGCCTCATCGGCAACGACCGCGTGTCGGCTGTCAGTGTGAACTTTGACAACAGTCAGCCGGTCGCAGCGACAACGACGGACAATGCGACGCCGCTTGCGCCGACTACCTTTGATAACGGCACGGCGGGCAGCGCTGCAATCGGTACCTATACGATTACCTACGTACCGGGCCCGGTGACCAGAAACCCGCACCAGTACACGGTGAAGTTTGTTGCGAACGCACCGGCGGGACAGACCGCGACCGGCACCATGGCGGATCAGACCATCACCGGCACTGCAGCTGCAAACCTGACGAACGGCTTTGCTGTGAACGGCTATACCTTTAACGGCTGGAGCGGTTCGAACGGCCAGACCTATGCGGACGGAGCGACTCCGGCAAACCTCGTGACCACGAATAACGGTGTGATTACGATGACCGCGAACTGGACCGAGAACAACTACAACATTCAGTACACGACGAATGTGAACCCGGCATCCCGCACCGCGGGCGCTGCGGTGAACCCGAACACCGTGACAAGCTATAAGGTCACGGATCCGAACGTCACGATTCAGCCCATGACCTGGCCGGGCTACAACTTTGACGGCTGGTATGACAACCAGCTCTTCGCGGGCACCCCGGTTTCGACTCTGGTTACGAGTGCGGTTCCGGCGGGAGATAAGCACTACTATGCGAAGTGGACCGCTAAGAACTATAACCTCGCATATCACCTGAACGATTCCGCAACGCAGCCGGCAAACAACCCGGATGCGGGCTTTACGACTTACACGGCGGAGTCTCCGGATCATACCTTCGGCACCCCGACCCGCCCGGGCTATACCTTCCTCGGCTGGTTTACGGATGCGGGTCTCACGACTGCGGCACCGGCAACGCTGGTGACTGCACAGGGCGATACGAACCCGACCGATCTCTATGCGAAGTGGAGTGCACCGCTTCCGTATTCGATCACCTATGTGCTGAACGATACGACGCCGGCGGGCCACACGGCAAGCAATCCGGCGACCAACCCGGGCGGCTTCGATGTGACGGATCCGAGCATTAACCTGCAGGCACCGACCCGCACGGGTTACACCTTCCTCGGCTGGTATGCGGATGCGGGTCTCACGACTCCGATTTCTTCTATCAACCCGGCGTCGGCGGTCAATTACACGGTCTACGCAAAGTGGAGCGCACCGAATGCCTACAACGTGCAGTGGACGCTGAACGACACAGTTCCGGCAGGTCTCACAGCGGCAAACCCGAACGCTTCGCTCACGAGCTACACGGTTGAAGACGCGGATTACACCCTGCGCCCGGCAACCCGCACCGGTTATACCTTTGAAAACTGGTATGACAACGCGGCGCTTACCGGCACGCCGGTCACGACGCTTCACACGATGGATGCGGAAGACAAGCACTACTACGCAAAGTGGGGCAATGCGCTGAGCTATCCGATCACCTATGTGATGAACGATTCGGCGGCCAGCCCGGCAACTGCGGTCACCCCGAATTCCTACACGGTTGAGGATGCGGACTTTGCACTCGGCATTCCGACCAGAAACGGCGCGAGCTTCCAGGGTTGGTATGACAACGCGGCCCTTACCGGCACGCCGATCACGACCCTTCACACCGCGGATGCGGCGGCAAAGACCTACTACGCAAAGTGGCAGCTCAATAGCTATAGCATCAACTACAACCTGAACCCGGGCACGGGCATCGGAACCCCGACCAATCCGGCTTCCAATGTGCCGAGCTTTACGGTCGATGACGATGTGCAGCTTGCACCGCCGGTGCGCCGCGGTTACACGGGAAGCTGGAACTTGAACGGACAGACCGTGACGAGCATTCCGGCAGGCACCACGGGT encodes the following:
- a CDS encoding InlB B-repeat-containing protein, translating into MVKRGKQSKRLLAVMLSAAMAVLNVSTAVPVYAAPSADEFREDAELINDLGLLRGEQRELQQRGTASPSDATAAAEAKQGEKTADILVGSSRWGTPSNAAKVLRTELNGVEIEVTAPAGVLPEGARLRARALTAEEEQEALAKIAAHASETGKTATAQFLCDLTVLNAAGEEIQPDNTKGSLAVSFRNVSIVSAEVSKTGEDSEAQDTNVAVLHIDEEASKVDTLRTGLDENTPVLQAAAEHFSPFAVVNYQTGNTQLGASFKLLDYDGDATRQTYKLSDVTVVDGAGNGITSMNFQVDTGNIIDMPVSGTVVGSKTYQSFTDINPAGSHLFYQFIFPTALTAAEAKDFIEQQMKFKLASPGANQQLKITLGNGQNNFPTNATIKISKKTIPNPMPNDSAEHYYMYVEPQPAGLVSWADSYNTAKQSYLDGMRGYLVTITSAEEDQVLDQITSTTTGAWSGGARFEGINDATSVPAWSDNSVAGRTGTVFANQNVNASSTSTPTAARTFRWQNGPESNIDYFVQGNGGAAPLGNGTPLVTPYSGGNPAYTHFRPTGEPNSAAGHGVAVSGYEGVMQVHNAGYWNDLHNRSDYTGGGLDVKGYYIEFSGYNKTGDTANESVPLVTAHTATVTVGGQTYYFNNADDAIAFSTQNGNASVSLIGNTTLTSNVPAGVTIDLNGHTLTVPAGSTVVNNGTINAPAGSSFVAQGANGNFSNAGNGAVNVPLTITVNPRTVTATEPLTWDPSDVTVTGLIGNDRVSAVSVNFDNSQPVAATTTDNATPLAPTTFDNGTAGSAAIGTYTITYVPGPVTRNPHQYTVKFVANAPAGQTATGTMADQTITGTAAANLTNGFAVNGYTFNGWSGSNGQTYADGATPANLVTTNNGVITMTANWTENNYNIQYTTNVNPASRTAGAAVNPNTVTSYKVTDPNVTIQPMTWPGYNFDGWYDNQLFAGTPVSTLVTSAVPAGDKHYYAKWTAKNYNLAYHLNDSATQPANNPDAGFTTYTAESPDHTFGTPTRPGYTFLGWFTDAGLTTAAPATLVTAQGDTNPTDLYAKWSAPLPYSITYVLNDTTPAGHTASNPATNPGGFDVTDPSINLQAPTRTGYTFLGWYADAGLTTPISSINPASAVNYTVYAKWSAPNAYNVQWTLNDTVPAGLTAANPNASLTSYTVEDADYTLRPATRTGYTFENWYDNAALTGTPVTTLHTMDAEDKHYYAKWGNALSYPITYVMNDSAASPATAVTPNSYTVEDADFALGIPTRNGASFQGWYDNAALTGTPITTLHTADAAAKTYYAKWQLNSYSINYNLNPGTGIGTPTNPASNVPSFTVDDDVQLAPPVRRGYTGSWNLNGQTVTSIPAGTTGPQNLTADWTLNHYSITYDTGETANSPIQGLGTLPTSYTIEDGAITLPTPSRIGYTFTRWEMASAPGVAVNQIPAGSDGDVVFRAVWEPIRYRITYDTAGGVNDAANPTTFTIEDEINPNGAVKQGVKFWTWKVVGGKFLNTIPAGTTHDVDLVAVYQTDRDGENAVGGSGGSGGSGGGGGSRSSGRRGTVTPNNVATGTPSATQPNNTQPGATQPNNTKPDNTQSNTVANRNDDKLQITEPNPQKNADTLNQRKGEGLSPNSGKRATNRGAAVGTNKGRLPKTGEAPFALNFAGTAAGFLLAAYAICGRRRKEQ